The segment CTAATGAGCAGGGCATATTCAGCTTCACTGACCTAGACTATGGATACTATTCTGTAGGCGTCAATAACGATACCGTATTCCCATTCAACACCACTCTTTCACCGCTGGATTTCACACTTTATCTGGGTGAGGAGTCAGACTTGGTTTTCGGCATTTCCAACGATGCACCATTAGCTCAGCTTCAGGTCACCAGCATTCCATTTGCCAACACTCTGCCTTGTGGTGAATCATATGTTTACAGAGCTGCGTTCCGGAACTTGGGCAATTTCTCATTTGATGGCACGATAGCCTACACCTACGACACGCTGTATACGGACTTCGTGCAGATCACCTCTGTTGACTCATTGGATGAAAACACCATTTATACCAGCTTTGAAGACCTACTTCCTGGCGAACTACGAGTGCATGAATATCAGCTCACTACTCCTGGAGTGGACCTACTAGGAGATACGCTTTCCAGGGAGATCATTGCTTGGGCAACACAGCTAGGGGATACTGTTGCTTACGGACAGTGGATATACGACCACATCCTCAACTGTGCATATGATCCCAATGATAAACAAGTGGCACCTATCGGATACACCGAAGAGCATTTCGTTCATCCCGATAGCCTCCTTCATTATCAGATCCGATTTCAGAATACGGGAACTGCACCTGCGATACAGGTGCTCATAACGGACTCCTTGGATGAGGCGCATGACCTGAGCACCTTCCAATTCTTGAATAGCTCGCACACTGTGTCCACCACTTTGGACCCGGAGAGTAGGGAACTTCGATTTCTATTCGCAGACATCCTCTTACCGGATAGTGCAAGTGACCCGTTGGGAAGCCAGGGCTTTGTCAACTTTGCCATCAGACCAGAAGCAGATACTCCGCTTCTATCGGAGATAAATAACACGGCCAACATCTTCTTCGACAATAATCCACCTATCATCACAAATACAACTTGGAGCACTCTCTATGATTGTTCACTCTTTGAAGTGTCCTTTTCCCCAGACGATGAACCGGTGCTGACAGCGATAGAAGGAGATTCTTATCAATGGTTCTATGAAGGAGAGCCAATTGAAGGTGCTACCGAGCAGGTGTTGATTATCGAGAATGGTCCTTTTGGGCTTTACTCAGTAGAGGTCACCAATGGTTTTCCGTGTACAGTTATGAGTGAGCAACAATTCGTCAGTTGGTTCGGACTGGAAGAGTTGACAGGTCGACCAGTCATTCTCTTCCCCAATCCATTCACGACTTCAGCGCTGGTGGATCTAGGAAACCTCAGAGGACCAATTACCCTCGAGATCCATGACCTGACCGGCAAGCTCCAGTGTACCGACCTCGTGAATCTTGACACTGGAGTTTTGACTCTCCAGCGAGGCAAACTCTCTCCGGGAAGCTACTGGCTAAGGGTCATCTCTGGGCAGGAGATAGTAGAGGTGCCTTTTCTAGTTAGATAACGCCTATTCAGTACATTGCACGAAGCACTTGATCATAGAGTAAAGTGACCAAATACATGATAATCCGACCTGCTATGCGTATTGTTCTATTTATCGTGCTGGTGCTATTCTCAGTTCCGCTGTGTTCAGTTGCTCAACTTTTCGGACCCCCACAATTTATCTCAACTGATATCGATGGAGGGTTAAGAGTGAGAACTGCCGATCTGGATGGAGATGGGGATTCCGATGTGGTCTCGACTTCATTTACCGATAATAAGGTGGCCTGGTATGCAAACTCTGGAAATGGGGTATTCGGCCCTCAGCAACTCATCTCTGACACAGCAGAAGCACCCAGGGCTTTGAAATGCGCAGATATAGATAATGATGGAGCTATCGATGTCATCATAGGAGCAGCTTCCGGAACCTATTGGTATAGAAATCTGGGGAATGGACAGTTCGAAGCTTCAGTGGCCGTTTCGACAGCAGTAGATGATGTCTATTCACTGGATGTTGCAGACATAGATGGGGATGGTGATCTAGATGTACTTGGCAATTCTGACGATGATCCGGATGCGTATTGGAGCGCAAATGACGGTACCGGTGATTTCAGTCCGATACAGACGATTCAATCAGGACCGGCAACTGGTTCATGGAGAAATCTTCAAGCTGCGGATTTTGACAATGATGGGGATGATGATCTCATCATCGCTCCAGTAAACACAAGTATAATCCATTGGTATCCCAATGAAGGGGACGGAACATTTGGCGAGCCGAATGAGATCGACTTCTGGGAGCCAGCTCATTGGTCGATGTATGTGGCCGACCTAGAGGGAGATGGGGACATCGATGTATTGACCGGGGGCATTTTCACCAACTTGGCCTCCTTCTACCCGAACAACGGGTCCGGGGTATTCGAAGAGCAGATCCAGTTCCCGATCGATTTCATTTCCGACTATGGGTATAGCGTTCATGCGGTCGATATCGACCTGGATGGCCACTTGGACCCTATCTACGGATTTCCAACAGGGATATTCTGGTTCCCCAATGAAGTAGCTGGGGTCTTTGAATTCAAAAATGAGGTAGAAGCAGGAACTTTTGCAAATGATCTCTGGGCCACCGACCTGGATGGAGATGGAGATGCCGATGTTCTGGCAATAAATACCGATGGAGTGTTCTGGTATGAGAACCACGTAGGTGAAGGTTGTGTAGACCCAGCGGCATGTAACTATGATCCTGAAGTTTGGATAGATAATGGCACCTGTTGTGACAACTGTGGATGTGATATTGAAGGAGGCGATAATTATGACTCAGGGGTATGTCTCAATGACGGCTCATGTACATTCACTGTGTTAGGAACCGTGTTCTATGATGAGAACGAGAATGGGATCATGGACCCAACAGAATACGGCCTACCCAATCAAACAGTTGAATATGTCACCGAGGGTCTTTTCCTCATGACCAACGATGATGGGCAATTCTATGTAAATG is part of the Flavobacteriales bacterium genome and harbors:
- a CDS encoding VCBS repeat-containing protein, translating into MRTADLDGDGDSDVVSTSFTDNKVAWYANSGNGVFGPQQLISDTAEAPRALKCADIDNDGAIDVIIGAASGTYWYRNLGNGQFEASVAVSTAVDDVYSLDVADIDGDGDLDVLGNSDDDPDAYWSANDGTGDFSPIQTIQSGPATGSWRNLQAADFDNDGDDDLIIAPVNTSIIHWYPNEGDGTFGEPNEIDFWEPAHWSMYVADLEGDGDIDVLTGGIFTNLASFYPNNGSGVFEEQIQFPIDFISDYGYSVHAVDIDLDGHLDPIYGFPTGIFWFPNEVAGVFEFKNEVEAGTFANDLWATDLDGDGDADVLAINTDGVFWYENHVGEGCVDPAACNYDPEVWIDNGTCCDNCGCDIEGGDNYDSGVCLNDGSCTFTVLGTVFYDENENGIMDPTEYGLPNQTVEYVTEGLFLMTNDDGQFYVNASGSSEYVFAYNATLEFPYITTDGTLTFDATQGNWNSEVLFGVSDEAPIYDLEANVYSSGAGYPCDVFRTHSICFRNTGNVIMDGVVEFTFDTLFQDYEEISPIFFFIFISV